Proteins encoded in a region of the Lycorma delicatula isolate Av1 chromosome 6, ASM4794821v1, whole genome shotgun sequence genome:
- the LOC142326717 gene encoding uncharacterized protein LOC142326717, whose translation MKCFISANEGIYYATLFGDIHSVPVVEDSILSDECKVLCTNSNKCSLDFQSKDISKCGVHRCGTDTKILLCVTVRIPTVTKLVLPEDITILLQCHPQTTIISQTKQIRISPKEVTGRMANIGSRIVATGGSKARFNSQITLFRHGSSGFTRKVTSGDFIILGEELLLQSSINSGDGWKYSRLSNITVQRVINNKGKKSVVDSISLVDLNGCRNPNMINISPWHPIVDPQNDLIVTFLFRVFMFDGMKEGDELIISVQLVACILKHHCYLRTDLCDHNDFKGVSRRKRAADSNTAGWKEDLTFKIIFSKNGHEELLKGSHYRSWIFVSVIASGIFILLISFLIFLVLKFLLHNGSN comes from the exons atgaaatgttttatttctgcAAATGAAGGCATTTATTATGCTACTTTGTTTGGTGATATTCATTCAGTTCCTGTAGTAGAAGATTCAATTTTATCTGATGAATGTAAAGTTTTGTGTACCAATAGCAACAAATGTAGTTTAGATTTTCAAAGTAAAGATATTTCTAAATGTGGAGTTCATCGATGTGGTACAGATacaaag ATACTGCTTTGTGTAACTGTACGAATACCAACAGTAACAAAACTTGTTCTTCCCGAGGATATCACCATTTTGCTTCAGTGTCATCCACAAACTACAATAATTAGTCAAACTAAACAAATACGAATCAGCCCTAAAGAagt aACTGGTCGTATGGCTAATATTGGAAGTAGAATAGTTGCCACTGGAGGATCAAAAGCCAGGTTCAATTCTCAAATTACTCTCTTTAGACATGGAAGTAGTGGCTTCACACGAAAAGTAACTTCAGGAGATTTTATTATTCTTGGAGAAGAACTTCTTCTCCAGAGTTCTATTAATTCTGGTGATG gcTGGAAATATTCAAGATTAAGTAATATTACTGTACAGCGTGTTATTAATAACAAAGGGAAAAAATCAGTAGTTGATTCGATTAGTTTAGTTGATTTAAACGGTTGTAGAAATCCTAATATGATT aatattagtCCATGGCATCCAATTGTTGATCCTCAAAATGATTTGATAGTAACATTTTTGTTCCGTGTATTTATGTTTGATGGTATGAAAGAAGGAGATGAATTGATCATATCAGTACAACTTGTAGCTTGTATTCTTAAACACCATTGTTATCTG agaaCGGATTTATGTGATCACAATGATTTTAAAGGTGTTTCAAGAAGGAAAAGAGCTGCTGATAGTAACACAGCAGGTTGGAAAgaagatttaacttttaaaataatatttagtaaaaatg GtcatgaagaattattaaaaggAAGCCATTACAGATCCTGGATTTTTGTGTCTGTCATTGCAAGtggtatattcattttattaataagtttccttatatttttagtgctaaaatttttactacataatggcagtaattaa